In Chanodichthys erythropterus isolate Z2021 chromosome 7, ASM2448905v1, whole genome shotgun sequence, a genomic segment contains:
- the si:ch211-132b12.7 gene encoding CLOCK-interacting pacemaker isoform X3 — protein MLRTKATVPPFWHLEQEHTLNRKQMDVTPAALRKTLVIQPGQSGQDHILPSSLSWGGSATSNQGATHVLLLQPPDINQSAPMHTLKPQSQRSESKGVKKSKNTYLPILNSYPRIAPHPSKKTQEKPATNRGSNTEEHSLSKRVCTEEKREEVSTTTQANKQHLQKQPENNLLLHSHSLARSLSVGHETLSASHKHRSPCRPSSPSTSLSVSSPSVSSTQTPSPPSSNDLIQSRKEPHKHCQGPKNDTGKGSNTLKGPARHRRFLNTVEILSQSGLLDITLRTQDLLRQNAATERDIAQLRQHAHLLFQAAQAGVDAPAAWEKLQQVMAESGHYPSLKCLPTDSSDGGDLSQSKLEVETATSTKPDTHVVYRYGVNGIEVVAPPSPLLAPMPDAECQSTGQYDSGNDSTITFEQIRAHRGTASPLDDPIMPPDSSTHGNLL, from the exons ATGCTAAGGACAAAAGCAACAGTGCCGCCCTTTTGGCATCTAGAGCAAGAGCACACACTGAACAGGAAACAAATGGACGTGACTCCCGCTGCTCTGAGAAAGACTCTGGTTATTCAG CCTGGGCAGTCTGGTCAGGACCACATCCTCCCTTCATCTCTGTCATGGGGTGGAAGTGCTACAAGCAATCAGGGTGCCACCCATGTTCTCTTGCTACAACCGCCTGACATCAATCAAAGCGCCCCAATGCACACCCTCAAACCCCAGTCACAAAGATCCGAAAGCAAGGGTGTAAAGAAAAGTAAAAACACTTACCTCCCTATTCTAAACTCCTACCCTCGAATCGCACCTCACCCTAGTAAGAAAACCCAAGAGAAACCTGCAACCAATAGGGGAAGTAATACAGAGGAGCACAGCCTGAGTAAGAGAGTATGCACAGAAGAGAAAAGAGAGGAGGTGTCCACAACCACACAAGCGAATAAGCAGCATCTGCAAAAACAGCCAGAGAACAACTTGCTGTTGCACTCTCATTCCCTCGCACGGTCGCTATCTGTGGGCCATGAGACACTTTCTGCTTCTCACAAGCACCGGAGCCCATGCCGCCCATCTAGTCCCTCCACTTCCCTCAGTGTGAGCTCTCCGTCAGTCTCAAGCACCCAGACTCCTTCCCCACCCTCTTCCAACGACCTTATTCAGTCCAGAAAAGAGCCCCATAAGCATTGCCAAGGACCGAAAAATGACACTGGCAAAGGGTCAAACACCCTCAAAGGGCCAGCACGGCATCGTCGCTTCCTCAACACAGTGGAGATTCTGAGCCAGTCGGGGCTACTTGACATCACCTTACGAACGCAGGATCTGCTGCGGCAAAATGCTGCCACCGAACGAGACATAGCCCAGCTCCGCCAACATGCCCATCTGCTTTTCCAGGCCGCTCAAGCAGGTGTTGATGCGCCAGCTGCCTGGGAGAAGCTCCAACAGGTCATGGCTGAGTCTGGACATTATCCCAGCCTCAAGTGCCTACCAACAGACAGCAGTGATGGAGGGGACCTGTCTCAATCAAAGTTGGAAGTTGAAACAGCCACTAGCACGAAACCTGACACTCATGTGGTATACAGATATGGAGTTAATGGGATTGAAGTGGTGGCGCCCCCATCTCCTCTCCTAGCTCCCATGCCAGATGCAGAATGCCAGTCAACAGGTCAATATGATTCTGGCAATGATAGCACCATCACTTTTGAGCAAATCAGAGCCCACAGAGGAACTGCCAGTCCGCTGGATGATCCTATAATGCCTCCAGACAGCTCTACACATGGAAACCTGCTTTAG
- the si:ch211-132b12.7 gene encoding CLOCK-interacting pacemaker isoform X2 — translation MPKEPRGDAQGCVGERERTSRPASKNAKDKSNSAALLASRARAHTEQETNGRDSRCSEKDSGYSDTGSDSLQTDADDQQSSVNEPQVCKGLGGVEQSTLQGSHILVSGTPELTPIFIIKNVVLKQPGQSGQDHILPSSLSWGGSATSNQGATHVLLLQPPDINQSAPMHTLKPQSQRSESKGVKKSKNTYLPILNSYPRIAPHPSKKTQEKPATNRGSNTEEHSLSKRVCTEEKREEVSTTTQANKQHLQKQPENNLLLHSHSLARSLSVGHETLSASHKHRSPCRPSSPSTSLSVSSPSVSSTQTPSPPSSNDLIQSRKEPHKHCQGPKNDTGKGSNTLKGPARHRRFLNTVEILSQSGLLDITLRTQDLLRQNAATERDIAQLRQHAHLLFQAAQAGVDAPAAWEKLQQVMAESGHYPSLKCLPTDSSDGGDLSQSKLEVETATSTKPDTHVVYRYGVNGIEVVAPPSPLLAPMPDAECQSTGQYDSGNDSTITFEQIRAHRGTASPLDDPIMPPDSSTHGNLL, via the exons ATGCCCAAGGAACCAAGAGGAGATGCCCAAGGGTGTGTAGGGGAGAGGGAACGCACCTCTCGTCCAGCCAGCAAAAATGCTAAGGACAAAAGCAACAGTGCCGCCCTTTTGGCATCTAGAGCAAGAGCACACACTGAACAGGAAACAAATGGACGTGACTCCCGCTGCTCTGAGAAAGACTCTGGTTATTCAG ACACTGGCTCAGATTCCTTGCAAACTGATGCAGATGACCAGCAGAGCAGTGTGAATGAGCCTCAGGTCTGCAAAGGTTTGGGTGGGGTGGAGCAAAGCACCCTACAGGGAAGCCACATACTGGTGTCCGGGACCCCTGAACTCACCCCCATATTCATCATTAAGAATGTGGTGTTGAAGCAG CCTGGGCAGTCTGGTCAGGACCACATCCTCCCTTCATCTCTGTCATGGGGTGGAAGTGCTACAAGCAATCAGGGTGCCACCCATGTTCTCTTGCTACAACCGCCTGACATCAATCAAAGCGCCCCAATGCACACCCTCAAACCCCAGTCACAAAGATCCGAAAGCAAGGGTGTAAAGAAAAGTAAAAACACTTACCTCCCTATTCTAAACTCCTACCCTCGAATCGCACCTCACCCTAGTAAGAAAACCCAAGAGAAACCTGCAACCAATAGGGGAAGTAATACAGAGGAGCACAGCCTGAGTAAGAGAGTATGCACAGAAGAGAAAAGAGAGGAGGTGTCCACAACCACACAAGCGAATAAGCAGCATCTGCAAAAACAGCCAGAGAACAACTTGCTGTTGCACTCTCATTCCCTCGCACGGTCGCTATCTGTGGGCCATGAGACACTTTCTGCTTCTCACAAGCACCGGAGCCCATGCCGCCCATCTAGTCCCTCCACTTCCCTCAGTGTGAGCTCTCCGTCAGTCTCAAGCACCCAGACTCCTTCCCCACCCTCTTCCAACGACCTTATTCAGTCCAGAAAAGAGCCCCATAAGCATTGCCAAGGACCGAAAAATGACACTGGCAAAGGGTCAAACACCCTCAAAGGGCCAGCACGGCATCGTCGCTTCCTCAACACAGTGGAGATTCTGAGCCAGTCGGGGCTACTTGACATCACCTTACGAACGCAGGATCTGCTGCGGCAAAATGCTGCCACCGAACGAGACATAGCCCAGCTCCGCCAACATGCCCATCTGCTTTTCCAGGCCGCTCAAGCAGGTGTTGATGCGCCAGCTGCCTGGGAGAAGCTCCAACAGGTCATGGCTGAGTCTGGACATTATCCCAGCCTCAAGTGCCTACCAACAGACAGCAGTGATGGAGGGGACCTGTCTCAATCAAAGTTGGAAGTTGAAACAGCCACTAGCACGAAACCTGACACTCATGTGGTATACAGATATGGAGTTAATGGGATTGAAGTGGTGGCGCCCCCATCTCCTCTCCTAGCTCCCATGCCAGATGCAGAATGCCAGTCAACAGGTCAATATGATTCTGGCAATGATAGCACCATCACTTTTGAGCAAATCAGAGCCCACAGAGGAACTGCCAGTCCGCTGGATGATCCTATAATGCCTCCAGACAGCTCTACACATGGAAACCTGCTTTAG
- the si:ch211-132b12.7 gene encoding CLOCK-interacting pacemaker isoform X1: MRYGTDWLTPAGPGMPKEPRGDAQGCVGERERTSRPASKNAKDKSNSAALLASRARAHTEQETNGRDSRCSEKDSGYSDTGSDSLQTDADDQQSSVNEPQVCKGLGGVEQSTLQGSHILVSGTPELTPIFIIKNVVLKQPGQSGQDHILPSSLSWGGSATSNQGATHVLLLQPPDINQSAPMHTLKPQSQRSESKGVKKSKNTYLPILNSYPRIAPHPSKKTQEKPATNRGSNTEEHSLSKRVCTEEKREEVSTTTQANKQHLQKQPENNLLLHSHSLARSLSVGHETLSASHKHRSPCRPSSPSTSLSVSSPSVSSTQTPSPPSSNDLIQSRKEPHKHCQGPKNDTGKGSNTLKGPARHRRFLNTVEILSQSGLLDITLRTQDLLRQNAATERDIAQLRQHAHLLFQAAQAGVDAPAAWEKLQQVMAESGHYPSLKCLPTDSSDGGDLSQSKLEVETATSTKPDTHVVYRYGVNGIEVVAPPSPLLAPMPDAECQSTGQYDSGNDSTITFEQIRAHRGTASPLDDPIMPPDSSTHGNLL, from the exons ATGCGTTATGGAACTGACTGGTTAACCCCTGCTG GGCCCGGGATGCCCAAGGAACCAAGAGGAGATGCCCAAGGGTGTGTAGGGGAGAGGGAACGCACCTCTCGTCCAGCCAGCAAAAATGCTAAGGACAAAAGCAACAGTGCCGCCCTTTTGGCATCTAGAGCAAGAGCACACACTGAACAGGAAACAAATGGACGTGACTCCCGCTGCTCTGAGAAAGACTCTGGTTATTCAG ACACTGGCTCAGATTCCTTGCAAACTGATGCAGATGACCAGCAGAGCAGTGTGAATGAGCCTCAGGTCTGCAAAGGTTTGGGTGGGGTGGAGCAAAGCACCCTACAGGGAAGCCACATACTGGTGTCCGGGACCCCTGAACTCACCCCCATATTCATCATTAAGAATGTGGTGTTGAAGCAG CCTGGGCAGTCTGGTCAGGACCACATCCTCCCTTCATCTCTGTCATGGGGTGGAAGTGCTACAAGCAATCAGGGTGCCACCCATGTTCTCTTGCTACAACCGCCTGACATCAATCAAAGCGCCCCAATGCACACCCTCAAACCCCAGTCACAAAGATCCGAAAGCAAGGGTGTAAAGAAAAGTAAAAACACTTACCTCCCTATTCTAAACTCCTACCCTCGAATCGCACCTCACCCTAGTAAGAAAACCCAAGAGAAACCTGCAACCAATAGGGGAAGTAATACAGAGGAGCACAGCCTGAGTAAGAGAGTATGCACAGAAGAGAAAAGAGAGGAGGTGTCCACAACCACACAAGCGAATAAGCAGCATCTGCAAAAACAGCCAGAGAACAACTTGCTGTTGCACTCTCATTCCCTCGCACGGTCGCTATCTGTGGGCCATGAGACACTTTCTGCTTCTCACAAGCACCGGAGCCCATGCCGCCCATCTAGTCCCTCCACTTCCCTCAGTGTGAGCTCTCCGTCAGTCTCAAGCACCCAGACTCCTTCCCCACCCTCTTCCAACGACCTTATTCAGTCCAGAAAAGAGCCCCATAAGCATTGCCAAGGACCGAAAAATGACACTGGCAAAGGGTCAAACACCCTCAAAGGGCCAGCACGGCATCGTCGCTTCCTCAACACAGTGGAGATTCTGAGCCAGTCGGGGCTACTTGACATCACCTTACGAACGCAGGATCTGCTGCGGCAAAATGCTGCCACCGAACGAGACATAGCCCAGCTCCGCCAACATGCCCATCTGCTTTTCCAGGCCGCTCAAGCAGGTGTTGATGCGCCAGCTGCCTGGGAGAAGCTCCAACAGGTCATGGCTGAGTCTGGACATTATCCCAGCCTCAAGTGCCTACCAACAGACAGCAGTGATGGAGGGGACCTGTCTCAATCAAAGTTGGAAGTTGAAACAGCCACTAGCACGAAACCTGACACTCATGTGGTATACAGATATGGAGTTAATGGGATTGAAGTGGTGGCGCCCCCATCTCCTCTCCTAGCTCCCATGCCAGATGCAGAATGCCAGTCAACAGGTCAATATGATTCTGGCAATGATAGCACCATCACTTTTGAGCAAATCAGAGCCCACAGAGGAACTGCCAGTCCGCTGGATGATCCTATAATGCCTCCAGACAGCTCTACACATGGAAACCTGCTTTAG